A window of the Planococcus citri chromosome 4, ihPlaCitr1.1, whole genome shotgun sequence genome harbors these coding sequences:
- the LOC135845516 gene encoding uncharacterized protein LOC135845516, with the protein MRRTPLILSYVNVLNCILNIFFSDIMECFEGGRFMICWCLIFHFSSHTAVTIAEMEILSQSAQNSLFRGIFNDTTVLLSFLNSISVFYPDINVEELTDIDINPREPKRGVDQPETIFDAWATDKHGENYIFQMQQSFKPFQASMYQYYAAQAYCDAIELKYNKFQKQHGRAPNDRELYADAPSVFLIVFTDDLPVKPFTCGDSMHACIDEFDQESKLNFMFTNLQKIDEMPNHGFTKWIHFLKHSRNGWLPKKLEPIYENEMGIIRALKIMKETSPVSGNVKLKEKSKNLIEAKEEARQEALEEVAKRLLKQNMTNDEIWDITGLSKDRIEILRNDI; encoded by the exons ATGAGAAGAACACCATTAATCCTTTCATATGTAAATGtattaaattgtattttaaatatttttttctccgaTATAATGGAGTGTTTTGAAGGTGGCAGGTTCATGATTTGTTGGTGTCTTATTTTCCACTTTTCAAGTCACACTGCGGTAACTATTGCAGAAATGGA GATCCTAAGCCAGTCAGCGCAAAATTCCTTATTTCGAGGTATCTTCAATGATACGACCGtattattgtcatttttaaacTCCATCTCCGTGTTCTATCCGGACATAAATGTGGAAGAATTAACTGATATCGATATAAATCCTCGAGAGCCCAAAAGAGGGGTAGACCAACCGGAAACGATCTTCGATGCATGGGCTACCGATAAACATGGTGAAAATTACATATTCCAGATGCAACAGTCCTTCAAACCGTTCCAAGCTAGCATGTACCAATATTATGCCGCCCAAGCGTATTGCGATGCTATCGAATTAAAGtataacaaatttcaaaaacaacatgGCAGAGCCCCAAACGATCGAGAACTTTACGCAGACGCCCCCAGCGTTTTTCTCATCGTCTTTACGGATGACCTGCCTGTAAAACCATTCACCTGCGGTGATTCTATGCACGCTTGTATCGATGAGTTTGACCaagaatcaaaattaaatttcatgtttactaatttacaaaaaatagatgaaatgccTAATCACGGTTTTACTAAATGgatccattttttgaaacattcgcGAAATGGATGGCTTCCAAAGAAACTAGAAccaatttatgaaaatgagaTGGGTATCATTCGAGCTCTCAAGATTATGAAAGAAACATCGCCTGTGAGTGGGAATGTGAAGCTGaaagaaaaatcgaagaacTTGATCGAAGCTAAAGAAGAGGCTCGCCAGGAGGCTCTCGAGGAGGTAGCTAAGCGtcttttgaagcaaaatatgACCAATGacgaaatttgggatataaccGGTCTAAGCAAAGATCGAATAGAAATATTGCGAAACGATATCTAA